In Danaus plexippus chromosome 28, MEX_DaPlex, whole genome shotgun sequence, a genomic segment contains:
- the LOC116776148 gene encoding zinc finger protein 91-like isoform X1 has protein sequence MMEPQSPLILCMENVEGQEVALKIEPSDTFQIFLDNSKLLLGFEVDINSITGNQPVSLSDNIYTFLLNAEKNVAVNDLDQILDQNPESDDLVYVLDDGTQIRASQIQFDNEDPLIDLTAEKIPFVKYNDDGDEDVAEVGTVKDVNIIESPVTRWSKDCSPKCSFANSLPFKLVCNNTSNFDAQFSKYLEPTKTYTTLNPANRNKSPRSLIRDNYKNYDERNDFFTREDILNMFKDSPVTSLPCDGQNYEKRRHVRKTDPSRSVHKSWNYKTTPDVDNMTNNQDCFICGKIVENNEKLYLFDKEDQMLHRCEQRKFQQQLKIICERCLNENFKPSRMKSPSQSLNNDEYLVIKNNQQYIFQKITTIDLKKLNVESNKNSEYVKVEIGPDGEIITKPIDNDVNDVMVVKDEKKESSSDVEIIEPEVEIDIDNIEEADEQVKEFLGKYQCDATDNKELKCRFCERVFTELDQVIEHGEEHRHDVEDETVFPCPLCDYGYANFKYLKAHLKAAHINNKDSNSEEHDDKNTPKSSPVAKRTRSAVKKHDNENDDKNEKNSEEAKASNTQFTTEVKQECVESSDESIWIVQTGDDDEQLNNLLQVKDDERDMNDRKKHKCFNCSQIFPTAESLASHKCRKRGRKRKSLLKDESVIFVPSEEDFLKRAQGRLGREGSGTNDLLVMRSRKKKNRDSEPQIVTCHNCNESFTSKVRLKFHMQFHDTTNLLTPDGRYVCSECENAEFATETELFDHVHFQHDKQKRWQCPVKDCGKTFFLRATLTKHSRTHTDTRRYVCVTCGKRFLDKQTLDEHGVTHLQIKPFQCHICLKQLTRRSRLRMHLRAHEEELSPALVLVCAICNRAFRDHVDAQEHATKSSECIEEFTNELKEEKEASEQLSPTSGLVRHTVHVVAEYSHNKAIDREVNNAESEALLSPLDDVAKNIIRVVNIEKAFRCEYCEDVFYLEDALNNHRVIHKGVQNPFTCHICKVSFATYSRCTTHKTTHGFYKRSTTEGNEGHTGPASAGILGYGGFPVVKHFLCEDCGRSYLHWTYLQVHRRMKHANENYIFKCNQCELTFPNSWSVAYHRKKVHGKSGQDENGGITKIIRDNRIPCRDCDQTLPNKIELYKHRKKEHCDEALDMDKEGNWSDQIDDASTTVCSKCGHNLHNVTALQKHVKEVHGYANPHSCPVCGRSFRSASIRNEHVRTHTGERPYPCDVCGVAFRRSTAMRNHRLIHTGVRAWACLRCPKRFRIKSDLKTHLRLKHPAHLAVIEVEGTTASSEDVQQHLTLNNINQDKVIEITMITFAKDTTNIVPNSSRALGLLNDVPRTRVVWERPAQYYDVFQPRRGRGIAKTPRRPKILRGEDLPQDENYPLDTDNTETETDKIPDNIYPVTLNADGEFQNLSTLNVQLLLQDGALVNGNQMVELQLNDEMLLE, from the exons ATGATGGAACCGCAATCACCTTTGATTCTCTGCATGGAAAATGTTGAAGGTCAGGAAGTGGCCCTAAAAATAGAGCCCAGTGACACATTTCAGATCTTTCTTGATAATTCTAA GTTACTACTAGGTTTCGAAGTTGATATAAACTCGATAACTGGCAACCAGCCGGTGTCACTTAGTGATAACATCTATACATTCCTACTTAACGCTGAAAAGAACGTAGCTGTTAATGACCTTGATCAGATTCTGGATCAAAACCCTGAGAGTGACGATCTGGTGTATGTTCTCGATGATGGTACCCAAATAAGGGCATCACAGATACAATTCGACAACGAAGATCCTTTAATAGATCTGACTGCTGAAAAAATACCATTCGTGAAATACAACGACGATGGTGATGAAGATGTTGCGGAAGTAGGGACTGTTAAAGATGTCAATATCATCGAGAGTCCGGTTACTAGGTGGAGCAAGGACTGCAGTCCCAAATGCAGTTTCGCCAACAGTCTGCCTTTCAAACTCGTATGCAATAACACTTCAAACTTCGACGCGCAGTTCTCGAAATACCTCGAGCCTACCAAAACATACACGACCTTGAATCCCGCCAATCGAAATAAATCACCGAGAAGCCTAATACGagataattataagaattacgATGAACGGAACGATTTCTTCACTAGAGAGGATATTTTGAACATGTTCAAAGATTCTCCGGTGACTTCCTTGCCATGTGATGGGCAGAACTATGAGAAGCGTAGACACGTGAGGAAAACTGACCCTTCTAGATCAGTACACAAGAGCTGGAATTACAAAACAACGCCGGACGTTGACAACATGACCAACAACCAAGACTGCTTCATATGCGGAAAGATTGTGGAAAATAATGAGAAGCTATACCTATTCGACAAAGAAGATCAAATGTTGCATAGATGTGAGCAAAGGAAATTTCAGCAGCAATTGAAAATCATCTGCGAGAGATGTCTGAATGAGAATTTTAAACCTAGCAGAATGAAGAGTCCGAGCCAGTCGCTCAACAACGACGAATATCTGGTGATAAAGAACAACCAGCAGTACATATTCCAAAAAATAACGACCATAGACTTGAAGAAGTTGAACGTGGAGTCGAATAAGAATTCAGAGTACGTCAAGGTCGAGATAGGTCCCGATGGGGAAATTATCACGAAGCCTATAGACAACGACGTAAATGACGTCATGGTGGTTAAAGATGAGAAAAAAGAGAGTTCTAGCGACGTTGAAATTATAGAACCGGAAGTGGAGATTGACATAGACAATATAGAGGAAGCGGATGAACAAGTGAAGGAGTTTTTGGGGAAGTACCAGTGTGATGCCACAGACAATAAAGAATTGAAATGCAG ATTTTGCGAGCGCGTTTTCACAGAACTGGACCAGGTCATAGAGCATGGAGAGGAGCATAGACACGACGTAGAAGATGAAACAGTATTCCCATGCCCGTTATGTGACTACG GATACGCAAACTTCAAATATCTCAAAGCTCATCTTAAAGCGGcgcatattaataataaagacagTAACAGTGAAGAGCACGACg ATAAAAATACACCCAAATCATCTCCAGTAGCCAAAAGGACAAGAAGCGCTGTCAAAAAACACGACAACGAAAACGATG ataaaaatgaaaagaacTCTGAAGAGGCGAAGGCTAGTAATAcg cagTTTACTACCGAGGTTAAGCAAGAGTGTGTTGAGAGTAGTGACGAGTCTATATGGATCGTACAAActggtgatgatgatgaacaGCTAAACAACTTGCTGCAG GTAAAAGACGACGAGCGTGATATGAACGATAGGAAGAAGCACAAGTGTTTCAACTGCAg TCAAATATTTCCTACCGCGGAAAGTTTAGCGTCGCACAAATGTAGGAAACGAGGCAGGAAGAGAAAGTCGTTGCTGAAGGACGAGTCGGTTATATTTGTTCCGTCGGAAGAAGATTTTTTGAAG AGGGCTCAAGGTAGACTAGGGCGTGAGGGATCGGGGACTAATGATCTATTAGTTATG AGATCACGCAAGAAGAAGAATCGTGATTCTGAGCCACAAATCGTCACTTGTCATAATTGCAACGAGTCCTTCACATCCAAAGTGAGACTTAAATTTCACAT GCAATTCCACGACACAACCAATCTATTGACACCCGACGGTCGCTACGTTTGTTCTGAGTGCGAGAACGCTGAATTCGCTACCGAGACAGAGCTATTTGATCATGTCCATTTCCAACACGACAAGCAGAAAAGATGGCAATGCCCCGTCAAGGATTGCGGGAAGACATTCTTCTTGAG GGCAACACTAACAAAACATAGCcgcacacacacagacacaagGAGGTATGTCTGTGTGACGTGCGGTAAACGTTTCTTAGACAAGCAGACATTGGACGAGCACGGCGTTACCCATTTACAG ATAAAGCCATTCCAATGTCACATATGTCTTAAGCAATTAACCCGTCGGTCGCGGCTTCGTATGCACTTACGTGCCCACGAGGAAGAATTGTCACCAGCTCTAGTTTTGGTTTGCGCGATATGTAATAGGGCGTTTAGGGATCACGTCGATGCACAG GAGCACGCTACGAAATCATCAGAATGTATCGAAGAGTTCACCAATGAACTGAAGGAGGAGAAGGAGGCTTCAGAACAATTGTCTCCTACCAGTGGTCTAGTGAGACATACTGTCCATGTTGTGG CGGAATATTCACACAACAAGGCGATCGATCGCGAAGTGAACAACGCCGAGAGCGAGGCACTACTGTCGCCTTTGGACGACGtcgcaaaaaatataatacgggTCGTTAATATTGAGAAGGCGTTCAGATGCGAGTACTGCGAAGA TGTATTCTATTTGGAAGACGCTTTAAACAATCACAGGGTTATTCACAAGGGTGTGCAGAATCCGTTTACCTGTCACATTTGTAAAGTCAGTTTCGCCACATATTCaag aTGCACAACACACAAAACCACACACGGTTTTTATAAGCGCAGTACGACAGAGGGTAACGAGGGTCACACTGGGCCCGCTAGCGCGGGGATTTTAGGGTACGGGGGATTTCCCGTCGTTAAGCACTTTCTATGCGAG GACTGCGGGCGGTCGTATCTGCATTGGACATACTTGCAAGTACATCGCCGCATGAAACACGCAAACgagaattacatatttaaatgtaaccaGTGCGAGCTAACTTTCCCaaatag TTGGAGTGTTGCGTATCACAGGAAGAAAGTTCACGGAAAATCCGGCCAAGACGAGAATGGGggtattactaaaattataagagaCAACAG GATCCCGTGTCGTGATTGCGACCAGACGCTGCCAAACAAAATTGAACTCTACAAGCATAGAAAGAAGGAGCACTGCGACGAAGCTTTGGATATGGACAAAgaag GTAACTGGTCCGACCAAATAGACGACGCCAGCACCACCGTCTGCAGCAAGTGCGGGCACAACCTGCACAACGTGACGGCGCTGCAGAAACACGTCAA GGAGGTCCACGGTTACGCCAACCCCCACTCGTGTCCCGTGTGCGGGCGCAGTTTCCGTTCAGCTTCCATACGTAACGAGCACGTCAGGACTCACACGGGGGAACGCCCGTACCCCTGTGATGTGTGCGGGGTAGCCTTTAGACG ATCAACGGCGATGCGTAATCACCGTCTCATTCACACGGGGGTCCGAGCGTGGGCTTGTCTGAGATGCCCAAAGAGATTCCGCATCAAATCAGACCTCAAGACCCACTTGAGACTGAAGCACCCGGCCCATTTGGCTGTTATTGAg GTCGAAGGCACCACGGCGTCCTCGGAGGACGTGCAGCAGCACCTGACCTTGAACAACATCAACCAGGACAAGGTCATTGAGATAACTATGATAACGTTCGCTAAG GATACCACAAATATAGTTCCGAACTCATCCCGGGCCCTCGGCCTGCTGAATGACGTGCCAAGGACACGAGTGGTGTGGGAGAGACCGGCGCAATACTACG ATGTGTTCCAACCTCGTCGTGGCAGGGGTATCGCCAAGACCCCGCGGCGGCCGAAAATATTAAGGGGGGAAGACCTACCCCAGGACGAGAACTACCCCCTAGATACTGATAACACGGAGACG GAGACTGATAAGATCCCAGATAACATCTATCCTGTGACCTTGAACGCGGATGGAGAG TTCCAAAACCTGTCAACGCTGAACGTGCAACTTCTGCTACAAGATGGCGCTCTGGTGAACGGCAACCAGATGGTGGAACTGCAGCTGAACGACGAAATGCTGCTGGAGTAG
- the LOC116776148 gene encoding zinc finger protein Xfin-like isoform X3, giving the protein MMEPQSPLILCMENVEGQEVALKIEPSDTFQIFLDNSKLLLGFEVDINSITGNQPVSLSDNIYTFLLNAEKNVAVNDLDQILDQNPESDDLVYVLDDGTQIRASQIQFDNEDPLIDLTAEKIPFVKYNDDGDEDVAEVGTVKDVNIIESPVTRWSKDCSPKCSFANSLPFKLVCNNTSNFDAQFSKYLEPTKTYTTLNPANRNKSPRSLIRDNYKNYDERNDFFTREDILNMFKDSPVTSLPCDGQNYEKRRHVRKTDPSRSVHKSWNYKTTPDVDNMTNNQDCFICGKIVENNEKLYLFDKEDQMLHRCEQRKFQQQLKIICERCLNENFKPSRMKSPSQSLNNDEYLVIKNNQQYIFQKITTIDLKKLNVESNKNSEYVKVEIGPDGEIITKPIDNDVNDVMVVKDEKKESSSDVEIIEPEVEIDIDNIEEADEQVKEFLGKYQCDATDNKELKCRFCERVFTELDQVIEHGEEHRHDVEDETVFPCPLCDYDKNTPKSSPVAKRTRSAVKKHDNENDDKNEKNSEEAKASNTQFTTEVKQECVESSDESIWIVQTGDDDEQLNNLLQVKDDERDMNDRKKHKCFNCSQIFPTAESLASHKCRKRGRKRKSLLKDESVIFVPSEEDFLKRAQGRLGREGSGTNDLLVMRSRKKKNRDSEPQIVTCHNCNESFTSKVRLKFHMQFHDTTNLLTPDGRYVCSECENAEFATETELFDHVHFQHDKQKRWQCPVKDCGKTFFLRATLTKHSRTHTDTRRYVCVTCGKRFLDKQTLDEHGVTHLQIKPFQCHICLKQLTRRSRLRMHLRAHEEELSPALVLVCAICNRAFRDHVDAQEHATKSSECIEEFTNELKEEKEASEQLSPTSGLVRHTVHVVAEYSHNKAIDREVNNAESEALLSPLDDVAKNIIRVVNIEKAFRCEYCEDVFYLEDALNNHRVIHKGVQNPFTCHICKVSFATYSRCTTHKTTHGFYKRSTTEGNEGHTGPASAGILGYGGFPVVKHFLCEDCGRSYLHWTYLQVHRRMKHANENYIFKCNQCELTFPNSWSVAYHRKKVHGKSGQDENGGITKIIRDNRIPCRDCDQTLPNKIELYKHRKKEHCDEALDMDKEGNWSDQIDDASTTVCSKCGHNLHNVTALQKHVKEVHGYANPHSCPVCGRSFRSASIRNEHVRTHTGERPYPCDVCGVAFRRSTAMRNHRLIHTGVRAWACLRCPKRFRIKSDLKTHLRLKHPAHLAVIEVEGTTASSEDVQQHLTLNNINQDKVIEITMITFAKDTTNIVPNSSRALGLLNDVPRTRVVWERPAQYYDVFQPRRGRGIAKTPRRPKILRGEDLPQDENYPLDTDNTETETDKIPDNIYPVTLNADGEFQNLSTLNVQLLLQDGALVNGNQMVELQLNDEMLLE; this is encoded by the exons ATGATGGAACCGCAATCACCTTTGATTCTCTGCATGGAAAATGTTGAAGGTCAGGAAGTGGCCCTAAAAATAGAGCCCAGTGACACATTTCAGATCTTTCTTGATAATTCTAA GTTACTACTAGGTTTCGAAGTTGATATAAACTCGATAACTGGCAACCAGCCGGTGTCACTTAGTGATAACATCTATACATTCCTACTTAACGCTGAAAAGAACGTAGCTGTTAATGACCTTGATCAGATTCTGGATCAAAACCCTGAGAGTGACGATCTGGTGTATGTTCTCGATGATGGTACCCAAATAAGGGCATCACAGATACAATTCGACAACGAAGATCCTTTAATAGATCTGACTGCTGAAAAAATACCATTCGTGAAATACAACGACGATGGTGATGAAGATGTTGCGGAAGTAGGGACTGTTAAAGATGTCAATATCATCGAGAGTCCGGTTACTAGGTGGAGCAAGGACTGCAGTCCCAAATGCAGTTTCGCCAACAGTCTGCCTTTCAAACTCGTATGCAATAACACTTCAAACTTCGACGCGCAGTTCTCGAAATACCTCGAGCCTACCAAAACATACACGACCTTGAATCCCGCCAATCGAAATAAATCACCGAGAAGCCTAATACGagataattataagaattacgATGAACGGAACGATTTCTTCACTAGAGAGGATATTTTGAACATGTTCAAAGATTCTCCGGTGACTTCCTTGCCATGTGATGGGCAGAACTATGAGAAGCGTAGACACGTGAGGAAAACTGACCCTTCTAGATCAGTACACAAGAGCTGGAATTACAAAACAACGCCGGACGTTGACAACATGACCAACAACCAAGACTGCTTCATATGCGGAAAGATTGTGGAAAATAATGAGAAGCTATACCTATTCGACAAAGAAGATCAAATGTTGCATAGATGTGAGCAAAGGAAATTTCAGCAGCAATTGAAAATCATCTGCGAGAGATGTCTGAATGAGAATTTTAAACCTAGCAGAATGAAGAGTCCGAGCCAGTCGCTCAACAACGACGAATATCTGGTGATAAAGAACAACCAGCAGTACATATTCCAAAAAATAACGACCATAGACTTGAAGAAGTTGAACGTGGAGTCGAATAAGAATTCAGAGTACGTCAAGGTCGAGATAGGTCCCGATGGGGAAATTATCACGAAGCCTATAGACAACGACGTAAATGACGTCATGGTGGTTAAAGATGAGAAAAAAGAGAGTTCTAGCGACGTTGAAATTATAGAACCGGAAGTGGAGATTGACATAGACAATATAGAGGAAGCGGATGAACAAGTGAAGGAGTTTTTGGGGAAGTACCAGTGTGATGCCACAGACAATAAAGAATTGAAATGCAG ATTTTGCGAGCGCGTTTTCACAGAACTGGACCAGGTCATAGAGCATGGAGAGGAGCATAGACACGACGTAGAAGATGAAACAGTATTCCCATGCCCGTTATGTGACTACG ATAAAAATACACCCAAATCATCTCCAGTAGCCAAAAGGACAAGAAGCGCTGTCAAAAAACACGACAACGAAAACGATG ataaaaatgaaaagaacTCTGAAGAGGCGAAGGCTAGTAATAcg cagTTTACTACCGAGGTTAAGCAAGAGTGTGTTGAGAGTAGTGACGAGTCTATATGGATCGTACAAActggtgatgatgatgaacaGCTAAACAACTTGCTGCAG GTAAAAGACGACGAGCGTGATATGAACGATAGGAAGAAGCACAAGTGTTTCAACTGCAg TCAAATATTTCCTACCGCGGAAAGTTTAGCGTCGCACAAATGTAGGAAACGAGGCAGGAAGAGAAAGTCGTTGCTGAAGGACGAGTCGGTTATATTTGTTCCGTCGGAAGAAGATTTTTTGAAG AGGGCTCAAGGTAGACTAGGGCGTGAGGGATCGGGGACTAATGATCTATTAGTTATG AGATCACGCAAGAAGAAGAATCGTGATTCTGAGCCACAAATCGTCACTTGTCATAATTGCAACGAGTCCTTCACATCCAAAGTGAGACTTAAATTTCACAT GCAATTCCACGACACAACCAATCTATTGACACCCGACGGTCGCTACGTTTGTTCTGAGTGCGAGAACGCTGAATTCGCTACCGAGACAGAGCTATTTGATCATGTCCATTTCCAACACGACAAGCAGAAAAGATGGCAATGCCCCGTCAAGGATTGCGGGAAGACATTCTTCTTGAG GGCAACACTAACAAAACATAGCcgcacacacacagacacaagGAGGTATGTCTGTGTGACGTGCGGTAAACGTTTCTTAGACAAGCAGACATTGGACGAGCACGGCGTTACCCATTTACAG ATAAAGCCATTCCAATGTCACATATGTCTTAAGCAATTAACCCGTCGGTCGCGGCTTCGTATGCACTTACGTGCCCACGAGGAAGAATTGTCACCAGCTCTAGTTTTGGTTTGCGCGATATGTAATAGGGCGTTTAGGGATCACGTCGATGCACAG GAGCACGCTACGAAATCATCAGAATGTATCGAAGAGTTCACCAATGAACTGAAGGAGGAGAAGGAGGCTTCAGAACAATTGTCTCCTACCAGTGGTCTAGTGAGACATACTGTCCATGTTGTGG CGGAATATTCACACAACAAGGCGATCGATCGCGAAGTGAACAACGCCGAGAGCGAGGCACTACTGTCGCCTTTGGACGACGtcgcaaaaaatataatacgggTCGTTAATATTGAGAAGGCGTTCAGATGCGAGTACTGCGAAGA TGTATTCTATTTGGAAGACGCTTTAAACAATCACAGGGTTATTCACAAGGGTGTGCAGAATCCGTTTACCTGTCACATTTGTAAAGTCAGTTTCGCCACATATTCaag aTGCACAACACACAAAACCACACACGGTTTTTATAAGCGCAGTACGACAGAGGGTAACGAGGGTCACACTGGGCCCGCTAGCGCGGGGATTTTAGGGTACGGGGGATTTCCCGTCGTTAAGCACTTTCTATGCGAG GACTGCGGGCGGTCGTATCTGCATTGGACATACTTGCAAGTACATCGCCGCATGAAACACGCAAACgagaattacatatttaaatgtaaccaGTGCGAGCTAACTTTCCCaaatag TTGGAGTGTTGCGTATCACAGGAAGAAAGTTCACGGAAAATCCGGCCAAGACGAGAATGGGggtattactaaaattataagagaCAACAG GATCCCGTGTCGTGATTGCGACCAGACGCTGCCAAACAAAATTGAACTCTACAAGCATAGAAAGAAGGAGCACTGCGACGAAGCTTTGGATATGGACAAAgaag GTAACTGGTCCGACCAAATAGACGACGCCAGCACCACCGTCTGCAGCAAGTGCGGGCACAACCTGCACAACGTGACGGCGCTGCAGAAACACGTCAA GGAGGTCCACGGTTACGCCAACCCCCACTCGTGTCCCGTGTGCGGGCGCAGTTTCCGTTCAGCTTCCATACGTAACGAGCACGTCAGGACTCACACGGGGGAACGCCCGTACCCCTGTGATGTGTGCGGGGTAGCCTTTAGACG ATCAACGGCGATGCGTAATCACCGTCTCATTCACACGGGGGTCCGAGCGTGGGCTTGTCTGAGATGCCCAAAGAGATTCCGCATCAAATCAGACCTCAAGACCCACTTGAGACTGAAGCACCCGGCCCATTTGGCTGTTATTGAg GTCGAAGGCACCACGGCGTCCTCGGAGGACGTGCAGCAGCACCTGACCTTGAACAACATCAACCAGGACAAGGTCATTGAGATAACTATGATAACGTTCGCTAAG GATACCACAAATATAGTTCCGAACTCATCCCGGGCCCTCGGCCTGCTGAATGACGTGCCAAGGACACGAGTGGTGTGGGAGAGACCGGCGCAATACTACG ATGTGTTCCAACCTCGTCGTGGCAGGGGTATCGCCAAGACCCCGCGGCGGCCGAAAATATTAAGGGGGGAAGACCTACCCCAGGACGAGAACTACCCCCTAGATACTGATAACACGGAGACG GAGACTGATAAGATCCCAGATAACATCTATCCTGTGACCTTGAACGCGGATGGAGAG TTCCAAAACCTGTCAACGCTGAACGTGCAACTTCTGCTACAAGATGGCGCTCTGGTGAACGGCAACCAGATGGTGGAACTGCAGCTGAACGACGAAATGCTGCTGGAGTAG